Proteins encoded by one window of Arachis ipaensis cultivar K30076 chromosome B04, Araip1.1, whole genome shotgun sequence:
- the LOC107638775 gene encoding transmembrane protein 64 (The sequence of the model RefSeq protein was modified relative to this genomic sequence to represent the inferred CDS: added 47 bases not found in genome assembly) produces the protein MMTQEPSEELEKHATSGHRARGNSEYVRLAISDEPRAGEVEISRPQAEPGINAFWWWMKVFLWCIIIVVLSLVLLKWGVPFIFEKVLYPVMEWEATAFGRPVLALVLVASLALFPVFLIPSGPSMWLAGMIFGYGIGFVIIMVGTTIGMILPYLIGLLFRERIHQWLKKWPTNAEMIRLAGEGNWFHQFQVVALFRVSPFPYTIFNYAIVVTNMRFWPYLCGSIAGMVPEAFIYIYSGRLIRTLADAQYGRHHLTTVEIVYNIISFIVAIVTTVAFTVYAKRTLNKLKMAEANEESASVSGIADFEMQKASHS, from the exons ATGATGACCCAAGAACCATCAGAGGAATTGGAGAAACATGCAACCTCAGGGCATCGTGCAAGAGGCAATAGTGAATACGTTAGACTAGCCATATCTGATGAGCCTAGGGCCGGTGAAGTTGAAATCTCACGGCCTCAAGCAGAACCAGGAATTAATGCTTTCTGGTGGTGGATGAAAGTCTTTCTATGGTGCATTATCATTGTTGTACTTTCTCTTGTTTTACTGAAATGGGGTGttccttttatttttgaaaag GTTCTTTACCCAGTGATGGAATGGGAAGCTACTGCATTTGGCCGCCCAGTTCTTGCCCTTGTACTTGTTGCTTCTTTAGCTTTATTCCCAGTGTTCTTAATTCCTTCTGGCCCTTCCATGTGGTTGGCCGGCATGATTTTCGGTTATGGCATTGGCTTCGTTATAATAATGGTTGGAACAACCATTGGAATGATCCTCCCTTACCTAATTGGGCTACTCTTCCGTGAACGCATTCAT CAATGGTTAAAGAAGTGGCCCACGAATGCCGAAATGATTAGGCTTGCTGGTGAAGGAAATTGGTTCCATCAATTTCAAGTGGTTGCTTTATTTAGAGTTTCTCCATTTCCCTATACTATATTCAATTATGCTATAGTAGTGACAAATATGAGGTTTTGGCCCTACCTA CAGTGGTAGATTAATAAGGACCTTAGCAGATGCACAGTATGGGAGGCATCACTTGACCACTGTGGAAATAGTGTATAACATTATTTCATTCATCGTTGCAATTGTTACCACGGTTGCATTTACTGTTTATGCAAAAAGGACTTTGAATAAACTCAAGATGGCTGAGGCCAATGAGGAATCTGCCTCTGTTTCTGGCATTGCTGATTTTGAGATGCAGAAAGCTTCCCATTCATAA